One Sebaldella sp. S0638 DNA segment encodes these proteins:
- a CDS encoding XTP/dITP diphosphatase, which produces MKIFLATKNVGKINEFKRLVAGKNIEVLSILDSEDIPEVEEDGETFEENSQKKAVEIAKYLNMYTISDDSGLCVDYLNGAPGIYSARYSGENANDSKNMDKLLEDLKGIDERTAKFVSVVSLAKPDGEVYSYRGEASGEIMGERHGTNGFGYDPIFFSYELNKGFGEATPEEKKSVSHRAKAFDKLMKEIDNIVK; this is translated from the coding sequence ATGAAAATATTTCTTGCTACTAAGAATGTTGGTAAAATAAATGAATTTAAAAGGCTTGTTGCCGGGAAAAATATAGAAGTCCTCTCTATTTTAGACAGTGAAGATATACCAGAAGTAGAGGAAGACGGGGAGACATTTGAAGAAAATTCACAGAAAAAAGCTGTGGAAATAGCAAAGTATCTGAATATGTACACTATTTCCGATGATTCAGGTCTTTGTGTAGATTATCTGAATGGAGCTCCGGGGATATATTCCGCAAGATATTCCGGTGAAAATGCCAATGATTCCAAAAATATGGACAAGCTTTTAGAGGATCTGAAAGGAATTGACGAACGTACTGCAAAGTTCGTTTCAGTAGTTTCTCTGGCGAAGCCTGACGGTGAGGTATATTCTTACAGAGGGGAAGCCAGCGGTGAGATCATGGGTGAAAGACACGGAACAAACGGTTTTGGATATGATCCTATATTTTTCTCATATGAATTAAATAAAGGTTTCGGAGAGGCAACGCCTGAGGAAAAGAAGTCGGTAAGTCACAGAGCAAAGGCATTTGACAAGTTGATGAAAGAAATAGATAATATAGTGAAATAA